The DNA region CCGAGATAGCCGCTGAACACCTCCCACAGGAAGCCGATCGAGTGCGGATACTCGAACACCTCGACGGTCTGGATCTTCGTGCCGGCAGCCTTCGCGATCGAGGAGGCCGCGGTCTCGCCGATGCCGTCGATGGTGAGGATCGCCGCCTGATCGAAGCCCGACGGGAAATAGGCGGACGCGGCGTGCGCTATGTGATGCGGCACGAAATGCAGCCGCTGTCCGAGCGCGCGTCCGAGCAACTCGTCGATCGCGCCGGGCACTTGTCCCAGCCGCAGCCGAAAGGTTTCTTCCGATCGCGGATCCCACCACTCGGCGCGATAGCGCTTCCGGCGCAGCTTGGGATCGAACGAGTAGGCGACGTGATCGATATCCTTAGCGGTGAGCCCGGCGTGGTTCAGGCAATAGCGGATCGCGCGTTCGGGGAGCTGATGCGGATTGTCGAATTCGGCGGGCTTGCCGTGCTTGATGCGGTTGAACCGCTCCTCTTCCACGGCCGCGACGAGCTTGCCGTCGACCAGGAGCGCCGCGGCGGACTCGTGATACACTGAATTGATTCCAAGGATGTTCACCTGCCGCTCCAGTACACTTGGCTGTCGCGGAATATTATCCAATGTGTCCGGACGTGTCAGGTGCCATCGCGGTCGCATAGTGTCGTCCCGGCGAAGGCCGGGACCCATAACCACAGGGTTGTGTTGTTGAAGCGCGCTGTGGCCCCAGCGTCGCGCAACAATGACTTTCGGTGGTTATGGGTCCCGGCCTTCGCCGGGACGACACCGAATGTTTGACGCCGAGCGCCGCGTTGTCCTACGCACTCGCCGCAGTCAGGCGGTCGGCCTGGTCCTTGGTCAGCTCCAGCCTTGTCGCAGCGACCAGCGTCGCGACATGCTCGGGCTTGGTCGCGCTGGCAATCGGTGATGCGATCGCCGGCCGCGTCATCAGCCAGGCGAGCGCGATCGCGGCCGGCTCGGCACGGGTTTCGGCGGCGACCTCGTCGAGACAGGCCAGGATGCGCAGGCCGCGCGGGTTCAGGTACCTTGGAATGCTGCGCGCGCCGCGCGGGCTCTTGCCGAAATCGGCCTCCGAGCGATATTTGCCGGTGAGGAATCCCGCGGCAAGCGAGAAGAACGTGATCACGCCGACGTCGTTGTCCACGCAGACGCGCTCCAGCGCGCCTTCGTAGCTGGTGCGCTCGGAGAGGCTGTATTCCGGCTGCATGGTCTCGTAGCGCGGCAGTCCGTTCGCCTTGGCAATGTCGAGCGCGCTCTGCAACCGCTCGGCGGAGAAGTTCGAGGCGCCGATCGCCCGCACCTTGCCGGCTTTGATCAGTTTGTCGTAGGTCGCCAACGTCTCTTCCTGCGGCGTGGTCTCGTCGTCCTTGTGCGACTGGTAGAGGTCGATCGTGTCGGTCTGCAGCCGCTTGAGCGAGTCCTCGACCGCGCGGGCGATGTAATCCGGCTTCAGCCCGACATTGCCGTTGCCCATGTCCATGCCGACCTTGGTGGCGAGGATGACGCTGTTACGGTTGCCGCGCGCCTTCATCCATTTGCCGATGATCGTCTCCGACTCGCCGCCGTGATGGCCCGGCACCCAGCGCGAATAGACGTCGGCCGTATCGAGAAACGTCAGGCCGTGGTCGAGCACGGTGTCGAGCAGGCGAAACGACGCCGCTTCGTCCACCGTCCAGCCGAACACATTGCAGCCGAAGCACAGGGGAGGAACGGTGAGGCCGGAACGGCCGAGCGGACGATGCTTCATGAGTTTCTTTCGCGTGTTCTTGATGGCAGGCGGCGGGACACTGATGCAGATCGGTGCTGTTTGCAAGGCCGACGGGTCCGACATTGCCGTTCGCCACGCGTGGCGGACTCGTAGGATGGGTGGAGCGAAGCGATACCCATCATCTCCCAAACGCACGCAATTGATGGGTATCGCTGCACTCCACCCATCCTACGCTTGCCGCTCGCGTGCCTTAATTCTCCGCCTCGTCGCCGTCCTCCGCCTTCGGCCACGCGCCGCGACGGAGCAGCGCCTCGTGGAGCAGCTTTTCGATCTGGCCCTGCCGCGAGCGGAATTCCGCCGCGGCGAGGCGATCGAGCACCTCGAGCAGCGGGCTGCCGAGCCTGAGCAGGATCGGCTCCTTGTCCGGCCCTTTGGGGCGGCCGCGCTTAGGCATACAGCGTTCCGGTGTTGACGACGGGCGTCGCGTCCTTGTCGGACACCAGCACGACCAGGAGGTTCGACACCATCGCGGCCTTGCGCTCGGGATCGAGATCGATGTCGGTTTCCTCGCGCAGCTTGTCGAGCGCTTCCTTGACGATGTCGACCGCGCCCGACACCACGAGCTTGCGCGCCGCAATCACCGCGCTGGCCTGCTGACGGCGCAGCATCACCGGCGCGATCTCCGGCGCGTAGGCGAGGTGATTGATCCAGGCCTCGTCGATGGTGACGCCGGCGACCGCGAGGCGGTCGCGCAGCTCGGCAATCAGCTCGTTGGTGACCTGGTCGCCGCTTTCGCGCAGCGACAGCGTGCGCGCGGCGATCTGCTCCGACGTCCCGGTCGTCTCGCCGATGGGATGGATGACGGCTTCGTCGAAATCATAGGGGTGGCGGCCGGCGATGTAGCGCAGCGCGGATTCGGTCTGCGCGCCGACGAAGTCGGCATAGTCGTTGATCTGGAAGATCGCCTTGGCGCAGTCCTCGACCCGCCAGACCACGACGGCGCCGATCTCGATCGGGTTGCCGATCAAGTCGTTGACCTTGAGCTTGCCGCACTCATGGTAACGGACGCGCTGCGAGATCTTCTGGGCGCGAAACAGCGGAACGGTCGCGCGCAATCCCGGCGCCGAATCCGTGCCGGCATAGGCCCCGAACAGCGTGAGCACCGCACTCTCGTTCGGCTGCAGCGAATAGATCGAGCTGCCGAACAGCAAGGCAATCAGGAAAAGAGTGAGCGCGCCGAGCAGCACAAGCCACTCGACCTGGCCGTTCCGCGGGAAGGCGCCACAGGCAGTATAGATGGCAAGGACGAGACAGACGAACCCGATCAAAAGCGCGATATAGCCGCTGCCGACGACGATCGCCGGACGGTCTTCCACCCTGGTGTTGACCCTGATCGTGGACGAACCGGTGGGGGCTTGGATGGTCATGGGAGCAATCCCTGATACTCAGCATAATTGCTGATATTTTTTGATATCAGAAAATAGCATGATGTGGAAGAGAGCGCAGGACACGTTCCAGCGAGAACGAATTCCGTCGCTGAAACAGTGAGATATCGACGCGACGCAGCACGGAAACCGGCCGGATCAGCTGCGCAAGCGTCACATGGCTGCAACGATGCGCGCCTACGGCTTCCTGCGCATGTCCCGTGTCGTGTTCCTAGCCTGCCGATCAGCCTTGCGTGGTGTCATGCTCGTCTTGCGCTCGACGCTTGCCGTCTCGTTTGGTCTTTTCGTGCTGTCAGCCGCGCCGGTCCGCGCTGAGGAGTTTCGCGCCGCCGATCAGGCACCGCCATCATGGGGGCGGTTCGCCAGGCTGGTGAAAGATCGTTTCGAGGAAAGGGTCGCCGCAGACGACGCGGTGGCCAACCGTTTCCGCGCCTGGGTCGCCGGGCAGTCCGGCAAGGAGAACGGCCCGCCGCCATCGCTGGTGGTCCGCGCCTGGCTCAATCCGGACGGCACGGTCGAGAAGGTCGGGTTCGCGGCTCTGGCTGACGCGCACGCGACCGAGGATCTGCGCACCATCCTGACGCGCGGCAATATCGGCGAGGCGCCGCCGCCGGACATGCTGCAGCCGCTGAACCTGCGCTTCTCGCTCAATCCCGGGAAATGACGCTGCCAGAGTGCCGCCGCCGTCAGCTCGCACACGGCCTGGCGCTGACCCGGACGCCCTCGACCTGCCGGGACAGCGCATCGCGCGCATCCGCCTTCAGCTCGCCGAGCGTGAAATAGCCGCGGCCGTAGGTCTCGCTCATCAGGCGTTCGATGCGATTGTCGTCGGTGGTGGTCCATGCCTTGATCGCGTAGCGCCGGGCCTCCTCGCCATAGGTTCGTCCGTAGCTCCAGGCGAGCGCGCTGCGCTGCTGGTAGTAATAGTCGATAGTGCGGATCAGCCGCTCATGGCCCTCGGCGGTGCAATGGCTCGACCAGGGCTGGTCGAGCGCCTCCAGCGCCGCCTTGCGGGTCAGCTCGCGATGCGGCGCCTGGTATTGCTCGTTGACCATCCAGGAATCCTGGCCCTGCTGGGTCGCGGAGTTGACGATCGGCTTGGCCGGGCCAGGCGTGGCCGCTGGCGACCAGAAGAAGGTCGCCGTGACGATATTGGCAAGCACGAGGCCGCAGACGATGAACAGGATCGCCCTCATTGCCGGCTCGCCTGCTTGCGCGCGATCAGGCAGGCCTCGGTTGGCTCGGTCGGCGGCGCGCCGGTCCAGCTGAACACGTGGCGGCGGACGCTGTTCGGGAAATCCTCCCGCGAGATGCCGCCGATCGCGATTGCCTCGCGCAGCGCGCTCTTCACATTGGCGTCGGCCGGCGTCGTGAAGGCGGCAACGGTGGCATCGAACCGCGCGTCGACATTACCCGGACAGCCGTCGACGCCGGGCGTGCAGAACGCCATGTCCGCCCACGCCTGGGTGTAGTTCGACAGCGCCTCGATGAAGTTCTGCCGTGTCGTCGATCCGCAGGGCGACAGCTTGTAGGCGGTTGCCGCCTGCAGCAATTCGCGGCGCAGCCGGTCGCGCTGCGGATTGCCGTCGCCCTGATTGGTCTTGGAGTTGACCCAGTCCTTGCGCTCACCTTCCTTGACCGCCTGCTCGAAGGTCGGCAGCCGCGGATCCGGCTTCAGCGATACGATCCCGTACGTCATGACCGGGAAGCCCCGCCTGGCCCAGCTGCCGCCGATGAAGATCAGGGCGAACAGTCCGAGAGCGAGCAGGCCGAACCGAAGATTGCTCATGCCGCGATTCCTGAAGTATTGCGGATGTTGCTAACACGCGTGGTGTTAAGCGAACGCTGCCAATCGATCCCCGGCGGCCTGGCATCGATTTGTCGTAACCGACTGGTTACGGCGCGAAGATAATTCCGAGGCATTGCGGGTGGGTGCGCGGCCGCCCCTTTGCGTTCGTCTCACCTTGTCATTCCGGGGCATGCGAAGCATGAGCCCGGAATCCATCCTTCCAGCACTTCTGTGGCCGGATGGATTCCGGGCTCGCGCCAAAAGGCGCGCCCCGGAATGACGAGAGTGATGTGCGTGTGACTGCCCGACGGGCAACTCAGTAAAACCTGTCAATCCTAGCGAACAAAAATACTTCGTTTTATCAGAATGGCAATCTGGTGTATGAATAGCCCGTCTCACCCGATCGAGGGGCGCTTCGCGGTCGTCATCAGCGCGGCGTGAGATGCGGTGGACGCGGAGTGTGCGAAGACGTAGCGCGCGCAAGGCGGACGGTGAAGTCGTGCAGGCCTGACGCCCTAGTGGCAGGTGTTGATTCCTTTGAGAAGCTAGCGCTTCTCAGGGATGACGGTGACACAAAAGCCCAGTCTCGCCGGGGCGAGCACGTATAAGCCGTAACCCATCGCGCAGGGAAAGCCGGGTTGTTTCCGGTTACACCTGTGGTCCTACCCCCGTGCTTTCTTTGTTGCACGGGGCCCATGGGTGCAATCGGCACCCGGCTTTCCCTGCGCCCTCTGATCGGAGAGCGGCGAAACGAACAGCAAGACTCGGACAAATCATGTCGCGAGAACGCGGAGCTACATCCCCACCCCTGCTGTCATCGCCCGATTTAATCGGGCGACCCAGTACGCCGCGGCCTCTCTGCTCAAGCACCAGCGTCTCTGGAATACTGGATCACCCGCATGCGCGGGTGACGACACCACGTGGTGTGGTGAACGGTGCGCAATTTTCAGTGTCGTCCTGGCCAAGTGCGCAATTGCGCGCCAGGCCGGGACGACGATTGGGTGAATGACATGGCCAAACAACAATTGTGCAACTCGCGGCGTGCATTCATCGGGGCCGTGATGACGGGAATTCCGGCCACGGTGCTTCTTCGAACCGCCTCCGCCTCCGACAAGATGACAAAGCCGCAGGCCGAGTACCAGGACACGCCGAACGGCATCTATTCCTGCGGCCTGTGCACGCTGTTCGTGGCACCGGACGGCTGCAAGGTGGTCGAGGGCGTGATCAGCAAGGACGGCTGGTGCAAGGCGTTCGCGGCGGTGGATTGAACGGCGGCATTTGCGGATGCCGTAGGGTGGGCAAAGGCGCTCTTGCGCCGTGCCCACCATCAAGTGTCGTGCTCGT from Bradyrhizobium genosp. L includes:
- a CDS encoding aldo/keto reductase, whose protein sequence is MKHRPLGRSGLTVPPLCFGCNVFGWTVDEAASFRLLDTVLDHGLTFLDTADVYSRWVPGHHGGESETIIGKWMKARGNRNSVILATKVGMDMGNGNVGLKPDYIARAVEDSLKRLQTDTIDLYQSHKDDETTPQEETLATYDKLIKAGKVRAIGASNFSAERLQSALDIAKANGLPRYETMQPEYSLSERTSYEGALERVCVDNDVGVITFFSLAAGFLTGKYRSEADFGKSPRGARSIPRYLNPRGLRILACLDEVAAETRAEPAAIALAWLMTRPAIASPIASATKPEHVATLVAATRLELTKDQADRLTAASA
- a CDS encoding SPFH domain-containing protein, whose amino-acid sequence is MTIQAPTGSSTIRVNTRVEDRPAIVVGSGYIALLIGFVCLVLAIYTACGAFPRNGQVEWLVLLGALTLFLIALLFGSSIYSLQPNESAVLTLFGAYAGTDSAPGLRATVPLFRAQKISQRVRYHECGKLKVNDLIGNPIEIGAVVVWRVEDCAKAIFQINDYADFVGAQTESALRYIAGRHPYDFDEAVIHPIGETTGTSEQIAARTLSLRESGDQVTNELIAELRDRLAVAGVTIDEAWINHLAYAPEIAPVMLRRQQASAVIAARKLVVSGAVDIVKEALDKLREETDIDLDPERKAAMVSNLLVVLVSDKDATPVVNTGTLYA
- a CDS encoding iron oxidase codes for the protein MAKQQLCNSRRAFIGAVMTGIPATVLLRTASASDKMTKPQAEYQDTPNGIYSCGLCTLFVAPDGCKVVEGVISKDGWCKAFAAVD